Proteins from a genomic interval of Merismopedia glauca CCAP 1448/3:
- a CDS encoding PstS family phosphate ABC transporter substrate-binding protein, with translation MLNNIKGQAANLRLVGALAIVASTINLSIPAVNSQTENTVKIDGSSTVFPITEAVAEEFQKSKQGGVKVTVGISGTGGGFKKFCNGETDISNASRPISAKEIEACKKAGIKYIELPVAYDALTVVVNPKNDAVSNMTVADLKKIWEPAAQDTIKSWKQVKEEWSDTPLKLYGPGADSGTFDYFTEAIVGKSKSSRTDFTASEDDNVLVQGVSKNKGALGYFGYAYYEANKSRLKAVAIDGILPSRKTVEDGTYKPLSRPIFIYVSAKAAERDEVKSFVEYYLNNAPNLVAEVKYIPLPTKAYEIATKHFKDRKLGTVFAGESAVGLKIEELLQREAK, from the coding sequence ATGCTGAACAATATCAAAGGTCAAGCTGCAAACCTAAGACTCGTCGGTGCTTTAGCTATAGTAGCTAGCACTATCAATTTATCTATACCTGCGGTTAACTCTCAAACTGAAAATACAGTTAAAATCGATGGTTCTAGTACTGTGTTTCCTATCACTGAAGCTGTAGCCGAAGAGTTTCAGAAAAGTAAGCAAGGTGGCGTGAAAGTTACAGTGGGAATTTCTGGGACTGGTGGCGGTTTCAAAAAGTTTTGCAATGGAGAAACCGACATTTCTAATGCTTCTAGACCAATTTCTGCTAAAGAGATTGAAGCTTGTAAGAAAGCTGGGATTAAGTATATAGAATTGCCAGTAGCTTATGATGCTTTAACAGTAGTTGTGAATCCCAAGAATGATGCTGTTAGTAACATGACTGTAGCGGATCTCAAAAAGATTTGGGAACCAGCAGCACAAGATACTATTAAAAGCTGGAAACAAGTCAAAGAAGAATGGTCAGATACACCTTTAAAATTATACGGTCCTGGTGCTGACTCTGGTACTTTTGATTATTTTACTGAAGCGATTGTTGGTAAATCAAAGTCTAGCAGAACTGATTTCACCGCTAGCGAAGATGATAATGTTTTAGTTCAGGGTGTCAGCAAAAATAAAGGTGCTTTAGGTTATTTTGGCTATGCTTATTACGAAGCAAATAAAAGCCGACTCAAAGCAGTAGCTATTGATGGCATATTACCTTCACGGAAAACAGTCGAAGATGGGACTTATAAACCTTTATCTCGCCCCATTTTTATTTATGTTAGCGCCAAGGCTGCCGAACGAGATGAAGTCAAATCGTTTGTTGAATATTACTTAAACAATGCTCCTAATTTAGTGGCTGAAGTCAAGTATATTCCCTTGCCAACTAAAGCCTATGAAATTGCTACCAAGCATTTTAAAGATCGCAAATTGGGTACTGTATTTGCTGGTGAATCAGCAGTGGGATTAAAAATTGAAGAACTACTACAGCGCGAAGCTAAATAG
- a CDS encoding HAMP domain-containing protein — MTTETCTTDSDNLNLQQLLRTLIEVKKGNFSARMPIEQTGIAGKIADTLNDIIEMNEQMATELEHISTVVGKEGKISERASIDNARGAWKASIGSVNTLITDLVQPMTETTRVIRAVATGNLTQTIATEIDGKPLQGEFLQTAQIVNTMVDQLNSFASEVTRVAREVGTEGMLGVQADVPGVAGTWKDLTDSVNSMAGNLTAQVRNIAEVTTAVANGDLSKKITVGVKGEILELKNTINTMVDQLNSFASEVTRVAREVGTEGKLGVQADVRGVAGTWKDLTDSVNSMAGNLTAQVRNIAEVTTAVANGDLSKKITVDVKGEILELKNTVNTMVDQLNSFASEVTRVAREVGAEGKLGGQAQVKGVAGTWKDLTDSVNFMAGSLTAQVRNIAEVTTAVANGDLSKKITVDVKGEILELKNTINIMVDQLNSFVSEVTRVAREVGTEGKLGVQAQVQGVAGTWKDLTDSVNFMAGNLTAQVRSIAEVTTAVANGDLSKKITVDVKGEILELKNTINTMVDQLSSFASEVTRVAREVGSEGKLGVQADVRGVAGTWKDLTDSVNFMAGSLTAQVRNIAAVTTAVANGDLSKKITVDVKGEILELKNTVNTMVDQLNSFASEVTRVAREVGSEGKLGVQAQVPGVAGTWKDLTDSVNFMAGSLTAQVRNIAEVTTAVANGDLSKKITVDVKGEILELKNTINTMVDQLNSFASEVTRVAREVGTEGKLGVQAYVRGVGGTWKDLTDNVNSMAGNLTAQVRNIAEVATAIANGNLSKKITVDVKGEILDLKNTINTMVDQLSSFASEVTRVAREVGTEGKLGGQAQVVGVAGTWKDLTDNVNSMASNLTAQVRGIAKVVTAVANGDLKLKLMLDAKGEIETLADTINEMIDTLATFADQVTTVAREVGIEGKLGGQAKVPGASGTWRDLTDNVNELAANLTTQVRAIAEVATAVTKGDLTRSVAVEAQGEVAALKDNINQMIANLRETTQKNTEQDWLKTNLAKFTRMLQGQRALETVSKLILSELAPLVSAQHGVFYLMEASENHPAYLKLLSTYAYRERKHLGNRFQLGEGLIGQCALEKERILLTEVPADYIKISSGLGESTPLNAVALPVLFEGQVTAVIELASFSRFSDIHLTFFDQLTESIAIVLNTIAASMRTEELLKQSQSLAEELQSQQKELTGTNQRLEQQAQSLKASEDLLKNQQEQLQQTNAELQEKAELLAVQNQEVERKNQEIEQARRSLEEKAEQLALSSKYKSEFLANMSHELRTPLNSLLILARLFVDNSDRNLTEKQVEYARTIYSSGNDLLGLINDILDLAKIESGTMSIDPEPMTFTDLRSHLDRTFRQIAQGRNLDFQINFDPQLPRSLYTDSKRLQQVLKNLLSNAFKFTEQGQVCLSVSLATEGWSFDREALNQADRVIAFNVSDTGIGIAPDKQQVIFEAFQQADGTTSRKYGGTGLGLSISREIVRLLGGEIRLVSEPDRGSTFTLYLPQIDDERWHPLVTSSSQPTRVPVASAPQPLAIANTQVETVTMWCDRTIEDDRDAIQPNDLTLLIVEDDLSFARILLDMARQQGFKGLVATRGNIGLEMAQQFKPTAIMLDIRLPVLNGWTVLDRLKHHPDTRHIPVHIMSVEEGLQRSLRQGAIAYLQKPINSDSLINAFSSIKEFVERAIKNLLLVEDNELQRQTIVDLIGNTDVASTAVGTGTEALEALRSGHFDCLVVGLELPDMDGFALIEQVKQEPSWKQLPIIIYTGKELSAQEERELRRISDTIVIKDARSPERLLDETALFLHRVQANLPELQRQMLERSHQQDSTLADKKILIVDDDVRNIFALTSVLERYQVEILYAENGREGIAMLQHHPDIDLVLMDVMMPEMDGYETTRAIRQVSQFSTLPIIALTAKAMRGDREKCMEAGASDYLAKPVETDQLLSVLRVWLYQ, encoded by the coding sequence ATGACCACTGAAACTTGCACCACTGATTCTGATAACCTTAACCTGCAACAACTTCTGAGAACGTTGATTGAAGTTAAAAAAGGCAATTTCTCAGCCCGAATGCCAATCGAGCAAACCGGAATCGCAGGCAAGATTGCGGACACGCTCAATGACATTATTGAGATGAATGAGCAAATGGCAACTGAGCTAGAACACATCAGCACGGTGGTCGGCAAGGAAGGGAAAATTAGCGAACGGGCATCGATTGATAATGCTCGCGGTGCTTGGAAGGCATCAATCGGGTCTGTGAATACACTAATCACCGATTTAGTGCAGCCAATGACTGAAACAACGCGAGTGATTCGGGCAGTGGCAACGGGAAATCTGACCCAGACTATCGCGACCGAAATTGATGGCAAACCACTGCAAGGCGAGTTTCTGCAAACGGCACAGATCGTCAATACGATGGTGGATCAACTCAACTCATTCGCTTCAGAAGTCACACGGGTGGCGCGAGAAGTAGGAACTGAAGGGATGTTGGGGGTTCAGGCAGACGTACCTGGAGTGGCGGGAACCTGGAAAGATTTAACCGACAGCGTGAACTCAATGGCAGGCAACCTCACTGCTCAAGTGCGAAATATTGCCGAAGTCACGACAGCAGTTGCCAACGGAGATTTGTCAAAGAAGATTACAGTCGGTGTTAAGGGCGAAATTTTGGAGTTGAAAAACACGATCAACACAATGGTAGATCAACTCAATTCCTTTGCTTCAGAAGTGACGCGGGTGGCGCGAGAAGTAGGAACCGAAGGCAAGTTGGGCGTGCAGGCAGATGTGCGGGGGGTAGCGGGAACTTGGAAGGATTTGACCGATAGCGTCAACTCAATGGCAGGCAACCTCACTGCTCAAGTACGGAACATTGCTGAAGTCACGACAGCCGTGGCAAATGGAGACTTATCGAAAAAAATCACCGTCGATGTCAAAGGTGAGATTCTGGAACTCAAGAACACTGTCAACACAATGGTGGATCAACTCAACTCCTTCGCTTCAGAAGTGACGCGGGTAGCGCGAGAAGTGGGGGCAGAAGGCAAGCTAGGTGGTCAAGCACAAGTCAAAGGGGTTGCTGGAACCTGGAAAGATCTCACCGACAGCGTGAACTTCATGGCGGGAAGTTTAACGGCACAGGTGCGAAACATTGCCGAAGTGACAACAGCAGTGGCAAATGGAGACTTATCGAAAAAAATCACTGTCGATGTCAAAGGTGAGATTCTGGAACTCAAGAACACCATTAACATCATGGTGGATCAACTCAATTCCTTCGTCTCGGAAGTAACGCGGGTAGCGCGGGAAGTGGGGACAGAAGGCAAATTGGGAGTACAGGCACAGGTTCAAGGTGTTGCCGGAACTTGGAAAGATCTCACCGACAGTGTGAACTTCATGGCAGGGAACTTAACAGCACAGGTACGAAGTATTGCCGAAGTCACGACAGCCGTGGCAAATGGGGATTTATCTAAAAAAATCACCGTTGATGTCAAAGGTGAAATTCTAGAGTTGAAAAACACGATCAACACGATGGTAGATCAACTCAGTTCCTTTGCCTCCGAAGTAACGCGGGTGGCGCGGGAAGTGGGTTCTGAAGGAAAATTGGGCGTACAGGCAGATGTGCGAGGTGTAGCGGGAACCTGGAAGGATCTTACCGACAGTGTGAACTTCATGGCAGGGAGTTTAACGGCGCAGGTGCGGAATATTGCGGCGGTGACAACGGCGGTGGCAAATGGGGATTTATCCAAGAAAATCACCGTGGATGTCAAAGGTGAAATTTTAGAGTTGAAGAACACTGTCAACACGATGGTGGATCAACTCAACTCATTCGCCTCGGAAGTCACTCGTGTGGCGCGGGAAGTGGGTTCTGAAGGAAAATTGGGCGTACAAGCGCAAGTCCCAGGAGTTGCAGGAACCTGGAAGGACTTGACCGATAGCGTCAACTTCATGGCGGGAAGTCTAACGGCACAAGTGAGAAACATTGCTGAAGTCACCACTGCGGTTGCCAATGGGGATCTATCTAAAAAAATTACCGTTGATGTGAAAGGCGAAATCCTAGAGTTGAAAAACACGATTAATACAATGGTCGATCAACTCAATTCCTTCGCTTCAGAAGTGACGCGGGTGGCGCGAGAAGTGGGAACCGAAGGCAAGTTGGGCGTGCAAGCGTATGTCCGAGGCGTTGGCGGTACGTGGAAGGATTTAACCGATAACGTGAACTCGATGGCTGGCAACTTAACGGCACAAGTGCGGAATATCGCTGAAGTAGCTACTGCGATCGCGAACGGTAATTTGTCTAAAAAGATCACCGTGGATGTCAAAGGAGAAATACTCGATCTCAAGAACACGATCAACACAATGGTGGATCAACTCAGTTCCTTCGCTTCAGAAGTAACGCGGGTGGCGCGAGAAGTGGGCACGGAAGGCAAGTTAGGCGGTCAAGCTCAAGTGGTCGGCGTAGCGGGAACCTGGAAGGATTTAACCGACAATGTGAACTCAATGGCAAGTAACCTAACTGCCCAAGTCCGAGGCATTGCCAAAGTTGTGACGGCAGTTGCCAATGGTGACTTGAAGCTGAAGCTAATGCTTGATGCCAAAGGCGAAATTGAAACATTAGCCGACACGATTAACGAAATGATCGATACTTTGGCAACATTTGCCGATCAAGTGACGACCGTGGCGCGAGAAGTAGGAATCGAAGGAAAGCTGGGGGGACAAGCCAAAGTTCCGGGAGCATCGGGAACATGGCGCGACTTGACCGATAATGTAAACGAACTGGCAGCGAATCTGACAACTCAGGTGAGAGCGATCGCTGAGGTAGCAACGGCAGTTACGAAGGGGGATTTGACCCGATCTGTCGCGGTGGAAGCCCAAGGAGAAGTGGCAGCGCTCAAAGACAACATCAACCAAATGATCGCCAATCTGCGCGAAACAACCCAGAAAAATACCGAGCAAGACTGGCTCAAAACCAACCTGGCGAAGTTCACTCGGATGTTGCAAGGTCAGCGCGCTCTCGAAACTGTTTCCAAGCTGATTCTGTCGGAATTGGCACCACTGGTTTCGGCGCAGCATGGTGTCTTTTACCTGATGGAAGCGAGCGAAAATCATCCAGCTTATCTCAAACTACTCAGCACTTATGCCTATCGAGAACGAAAGCACTTAGGCAACCGCTTCCAACTCGGCGAAGGATTAATCGGGCAGTGTGCCTTGGAAAAAGAGCGGATTTTGCTCACCGAAGTTCCGGCTGACTACATCAAAATCAGTTCTGGATTAGGCGAATCGACACCGTTAAATGCTGTTGCGCTGCCAGTGTTGTTTGAAGGACAAGTGACTGCTGTCATTGAGCTTGCCTCTTTCTCGCGGTTTAGCGACATTCATTTAACCTTCTTCGATCAGTTGACTGAGAGTATTGCGATTGTACTCAACACGATCGCCGCTAGTATGCGAACCGAAGAGTTACTCAAACAATCGCAATCCCTGGCAGAAGAACTCCAAAGTCAACAAAAAGAACTCACCGGAACGAATCAACGATTAGAACAACAAGCACAATCTTTGAAAGCCTCTGAGGACTTACTCAAGAATCAGCAAGAACAACTTCAGCAAACCAATGCGGAATTACAAGAAAAAGCCGAACTGTTAGCGGTTCAGAACCAAGAAGTTGAACGCAAAAATCAAGAAATTGAACAAGCTCGACGATCGCTAGAAGAAAAAGCCGAACAGTTGGCTCTGAGTTCTAAATACAAGTCCGAGTTTCTGGCGAATATGTCCCACGAGTTACGAACCCCACTCAACAGTTTGCTAATTCTAGCGCGGCTCTTTGTCGATAACAGCGATCGCAACCTGACTGAAAAGCAAGTCGAATATGCGCGAACCATCTATTCCTCTGGAAACGACTTGCTGGGACTGATTAACGACATCCTGGATCTGGCGAAAATCGAGTCTGGTACGATGTCGATCGATCCGGAGCCAATGACATTTACTGACCTCCGCAGTCATCTCGATCGGACGTTTCGCCAAATTGCCCAAGGTCGCAACCTCGATTTTCAAATTAATTTCGATCCGCAATTGCCACGAAGTTTGTACACTGACTCCAAACGATTACAGCAAGTGCTGAAAAACTTGCTCTCGAATGCCTTCAAATTTACTGAGCAAGGTCAAGTTTGCCTCAGCGTTAGTCTGGCGACTGAGGGTTGGAGTTTCGATCGAGAGGCGCTCAATCAGGCCGATCGAGTGATTGCCTTTAATGTTTCTGATACTGGAATTGGCATTGCGCCGGATAAGCAACAGGTCATTTTTGAAGCGTTTCAGCAGGCAGATGGCACAACTTCCCGTAAGTATGGAGGAACGGGTTTAGGCTTGTCTATAAGTCGGGAGATTGTCCGTTTATTGGGGGGTGAGATTAGGTTAGTGAGCGAACCCGATCGAGGTAGCACATTCACGCTCTATCTGCCTCAAATCGACGATGAACGTTGGCATCCACTCGTTACATCATCTTCCCAACCAACCAGGGTTCCAGTTGCATCAGCACCTCAGCCCCTAGCGATCGCCAACACTCAAGTAGAGACGGTGACGATGTGGTGCGATCGCACTATAGAGGATGACCGAGATGCCATTCAACCAAACGATCTTACCCTGCTGATCGTTGAAGATGACTTGAGCTTCGCCCGCATCTTGCTGGATATGGCACGGCAGCAAGGTTTCAAAGGACTGGTGGCAACTCGCGGCAATATCGGTCTAGAAATGGCGCAGCAGTTCAAACCAACGGCAATTATGCTCGATATTCGCCTTCCGGTTCTCAATGGCTGGACGGTGTTGGATCGGTTGAAGCATCACCCCGACACCCGCCATATTCCGGTTCACATCATGTCAGTCGAGGAAGGACTGCAACGCAGTTTGAGGCAAGGGGCGATCGCTTACTTGCAAAAGCCGATTAACAGCGACTCGCTGATCAACGCTTTTTCAAGCATTAAGGAGTTTGTTGAACGTGCGATCAAGAATCTGCTGCTCGTGGAGGATAATGAGCTTCAACGCCAAACTATTGTCGATTTAATCGGGAATACTGACGTAGCTAGTACTGCTGTGGGTACGGGGACAGAAGCTCTAGAGGCGCTTAGATCGGGACACTTTGACTGCCTAGTGGTAGGTTTAGAACTGCCCGATATGGACGGATTTGCCTTGATTGAGCAAGTGAAGCAAGAACCTAGTTGGAAACAACTACCGATTATTATTTACACTGGAAAAGAGTTGAGTGCCCAAGAAGAACGGGAACTGCGACGCATTTCGGACACGATCGTTATCAAAGATGCGCGATCGCCCGAACGCTTGCTTGATGAAACCGCCTTATTCCTACATCGGGTGCAAGCAAATTTACCAGAGTTGCAGCGACAAATGCTAGAGCGAT